The genomic stretch gtctactgcagaggatgactgttggctccctaagtgttaaaagcagtgctagcctagacataagggcgtgtcATCCCCTGACTACTTTGACTGGACAGGAGGGTATAGAGCTGGCCACCCCTTCTTCCAaagagacatgactgagataaatGCCCTatatccttcctcatggatcttgacaagAGACGTCCTCTACCAATAACCTTACTCACTCAGAAACATTTATTCCATTTGAACACGTGCTTAacttaattagaaaatatattcacGTAGGTCCAtctttaacataataatatataatattcatgcTCGAGTATGACGAAACTGTGCAATATTTCAGGTGACAAGCAACCCGCCAAATCGCAACCCCGAGGGTCAGCTCCAGGGGGTAGCGCGGCGGGGACATTCGGGGCAGCAGCAGCAGGAGCAGCGGTAGGCACCATGGTTGGCTCAGCCCTAGGGTCGGCGATGGCTGGTCCGAGTTCAGCTGCAGACAGTAGCCGGGGCGACGATGGAGGTGGATACGGTCCTGAGATCTACGGAGCATGCGCAGATAAGCTTTACGCACTGTTGGACTGCGCAGACAAGAGGGGTGGGAACTTGGACGCTTGTGGAGCTGCAATGGATGACCTTACTAACTGCCACAAGGGTGGATAATAGCCATACAGTTATGATATATGAAGgcgtaaaaacaattaaattgacCTTAACTAGcaaacattacacatttaattgGTATAAAAAACGAACTAAGTACATCATGACATTAGATTGTTTTAGTTTCACTATTTTATCTTTCCAACTATTAAATCAtccatatattaatttttcagagtatATCTGAAAACCTATgttaatttttctaaacataaaaaGATAGGTAGATGATTGTAatctaattagaaatatattttatagttaagtCTTGGTTACTACAGTTTCTTAACAATTGCtcaattaataaactaaaagcCCTAAAGCTAAGCATTCttagaatagaaaaaaatagaatagaaaaattattaattttcttgaaaatatgtacaatagtaaaattatataaacatcatttataccttaagcacaaacacaaacattgctccttagttgtagacacaattgacatgaaaataaaaataaaacaatgtaactttttgttaaagaaatatgaacatgtctttttttatattaatacagctaaggtacatcaataaacaaaattcaagaaaacaaaataggacctcaaaaggcaaggaactgcctgtgtagaggctccaactttcttagaaaaacaaaagaaaacaacactaaagcaaatgaaattaacaaataaattcaaatacgataaatcttcccatttaaactaagctttaataaaacaaatttgaataaaaaacacattatataattttcaaagtctaaagctaattcagtacataaaacgccataaatataaattataaccatttcCAGTTATTATATCTTCCATATAGACTTCATGTTTGTACAGACTTAAccaacaataaacttaaaattaattatcaactatttatatttactagaaaatcaacactttcaaaagacaataaccacatttttaatttttttgaaaatgatttagaattattacaatttattattacacttggcAAAACGTTGTAAATTTTGGGTCCTAAAAAGAtgtaacctttttgaaaaaaagttaaattaggctTGGGCACAGTAAATACAGgttcatttcttaatttagagATATAACTACAATTTTTTGTGGTAAATTCCCACTTCTTACATAAAACAGCTTTAGgatcttgaaaacaaacaaatgctTCAGAGGAAGAATTTTACTAGTTACGAATAGAGGATACGAAGCTTCTGTCTTCACCTTTCCTgtcattaatcttaaaaaaaacttttgcaaaaGAAAAATGGGTTTGATATTTGATTCATAATTCCCACCCCAACAAATTAAACCATATTCCAATCTACTATTAACTAATGAGAAATAAACCGTTCTTAAAACTTGTTctctacaaattgttttcaaaaagtaaaaacatcTCAATACATTAGTAAGTTTgacttcaaattttatatatgtttcttCCAATTTAACTCATGATCTAATATAACTCCTAAATACTTCATAGTAGTTGTCTGACCTACTATAGCACATTCAATATTGCATTTGGATTGAAAACAAAGGCATTTAGcacatttataaactatacagTCTTGGAATTTCTTCTCAAtcctaaaattaaagtttatatattttgtcttggCAGGACTTAGCAGCATATTATTACTAGAAAACCACCATTGAAGTGCATTCAAATCAAAACTAAGGGAATTTTTGACCGTTTCCCAATCATCTTCAACATAACAtaaggctgtatcatcagcaaaagaaGTTATGTGACCGTGAGAACGTGCATCGcaaagatcattaatataaattaaaaataagatcgGACCAAGCACAGATCCTTGGGGTACACCGTGTTTTATTATGCCAAAGTCACTGattgttttacaaacttttacacaTTGTTTTCTATCTGTTAAATAGCtttgaaaccattttaaaactttcaaaaatttatcCTATGATCCACTGTATCTAAAGCTTTCTTAATATCCAAAAACAGACCAGTAACCTTTTTAGCTGAATTCAAACcaaagtaaacattttctaaaaaaattcttaaagCATCTTCTGTATTTAAACCatttctaaatccaaactggtttttactaaaaaaaattaattttttcaagaaattttattaattcttcatTACTTTCTCATAAATCTTAGCAAATGTTGAAAGGAGCGATATAGGCCTAAAGTTATTGCAATcattttttgaaatacttttatgCAAAGGAATCACTACAGcctgttttaatttatcaagaaatatacctttattaaaactaaaattaattaaataatataaaacttcgAATATTTCTTTCAGAATGGACTTAATTAAAGTAGAGTTGATACCATCGATGCCAGGTGATGTActgttttttaatgaattaattgcaATTGTTAGGTCTTCGACGTTTACTTCAtccaaaaacattgattttaacgtaaatttctgggaaaaatattgtttatactccaagttattaaagttatttgGCTTTTCactagaaatatttagtttatcaacaacagagagaaaaaaattgttaaactcaTTTGCCACAACATGTGGGTCACTAACTGTACTTCCATTTACAATTAAGGTTATTTTTCCAGGTTTTCGAGTTTTCTGACCAGTAACATCATTTATTACCCTCCAAGTAGACTTTGAATCACCTCGACAGTTTTCAAAAAGAAGACTATAATATGAATCAcgcaataaaaaaatgatatctGACACAAGCTTATTcctaagttttttaaaataaattttcaacctAACGTTCTCTGGATGccttttaactttttcaaacagcttatttttaaacttaattcgACGGCAAATAAAATCATTCATCCACGGCTTTAACTTACAAACTATAGCCCTATTTGCAGTCTCAAATTTACTTATAGAAATTGcatgaattaaaacattaagaaaatcGTCAAAAGCATTAGAAGGGTTAGGCTGACAATAAACATCCGTCCAATCCGTGTTAGCAAGAACCGATCTAAGTGTTGCGTAATTAATGCGATAAGAACCGGTGGTAGCATGAGAGCAAAGGTCAGCTGCACCTGCCGCctgcacacacacacgcacacgcaccacAATCATACAATGATCAGTTATGTTGTTTGCTTGTACAACAGTCTTCTAGAGAATGTGAGTTAGGAGAGTTACTgttgaacatattaatttttacgtTCGAAGGTTcttaaattacgttttaattgTGTTGACGAGGAGACTATTCTTTTGTCAAAGTAATTTAAGTTCTCCAGACTAAATGCTTCACTCGGAGGAATCTTTTGTTGAACGTCAATATTTTCCACTGGGTAAGACAAAATAGTGACACAGGcatgttataacaaatattttaaatctaacttCATTAAATTCACCATATGTACCAGAAATATCAGTGGAGTTGGCTGAACCACGCACACAAGTCTTTGTAGAGCTTTCCGATGAGAATACAAAACGTGCACCAGATGGCGCGTCGAACATCAAAAACATATCAGCGTTTAGCAAACGTGTTCTGTTCTGTAAGTCTATTTTTGCTAGACTCTAAAGTTTGTAACATGGGCATACAGATTCTTCTACGAACTCTGACTAAGGTTTTTAAAGAAggtaacaattttacaattattttttagcaCTTTCGTGACTAAGCGAATGTGTTccatttacacttttaaatatcCTTAGTAAAGCTTACtggttgcagtataataagcgtccaacACTCGTGTGATCGATAATACCGAATCATCAATATTCGTGCGTAAAGAATCCTCGCTACTACTACTTATACCAAATTAAGTCATATTTTAATTGCGTTGCGTTTCAAATTAGAGATAAAAAAGTAAGAATGTtcgtgaaataataaatttaggatATATGTactttaatactataaaaatagcGTCGTAATTTAAATCGA from Homalodisca vitripennis isolate AUS2020 chromosome 2, UT_GWSS_2.1, whole genome shotgun sequence encodes the following:
- the LOC124356210 gene encoding coiled-coil-helix-coiled-coil-helix domain-containing protein 10, mitochondrial-like, with product MSRRSGGGRSSGGRGGGGSSRSMSGASRPPPPRLPQRRETPSAPKPTSPGDKQPAKSQPRGSAPGGSAAGTFGAAAAGAAVGTMVGSALGSAMAGPSSAADSSRGDDGGGYGPEIYGACADKLYALLDCADKRGGNLDACGAAMDDLTNCHKGG